A genome region from Nocardia sp. NBC_01730 includes the following:
- a CDS encoding DUF5994 family protein, translated as MTPQQTATDAGRRPAPIRRPTLLLAPRTIGNTSTDGTWWPYSHDLSAELPGLLAALGNRLGPIHRVVYHLDEWDTAPRKLQNAGRRVRLDGYRHKPSRTLDILGVGGTRITLLVSRPRTDADSARTSMMDMADPHGAPTIGDPLGVDDIETFGAQQRWDSEGGAGAR; from the coding sequence ATGACGCCACAGCAGACCGCAACCGATGCCGGTCGGCGACCGGCGCCCATACGGCGGCCGACTCTGCTGCTCGCGCCCAGAACGATCGGAAACACGTCCACCGACGGGACTTGGTGGCCGTACAGCCATGACCTGAGCGCCGAGCTGCCGGGCCTGCTCGCAGCGCTCGGGAATCGACTCGGTCCCATCCATCGGGTGGTCTACCACCTCGACGAATGGGACACCGCGCCAAGGAAACTCCAGAATGCCGGACGTCGGGTGCGACTCGACGGCTACCGGCACAAGCCGTCCCGCACCCTCGACATCCTCGGGGTCGGCGGCACCAGAATTACCTTGCTGGTGAGTCGCCCGCGCACCGATGCCGACTCTGCGCGCACGAGCATGATGGATATGGCCGACCCACACGGCGCACCGACCATCGGCGATCCGCTGGGAGTCGACGACATCGAAACCTTTGGCGCACAACAGCGTTGGGATTCCGAAGGCGGAGCCGGAGCACGCTGA
- a CDS encoding TetR/AcrR family transcriptional regulator C-terminal domain-containing protein translates to MLAAALEMIDRDSVARLSMRRLGQELGRDPMALYRHAANKAALLDGVAEIVLAQLTVDTTDPDWRHQLRIVARDFRKLAVAHPNMVPLLVTHPLATPLGLRPLGTLRPLEHILDLLTHADFDNADALHIYRALFGFLYGHILNELQEIVECPEEATDLLRLGLHRLPIAEFPLLRDLAPALAAYDGAAELERGLDILIAGLGKTMTPAVMRPRRERRP, encoded by the coding sequence ATGCTGGCCGCCGCACTCGAGATGATCGACCGCGACAGTGTCGCTCGACTGTCGATGCGACGTCTGGGCCAGGAGCTCGGTCGTGACCCGATGGCGCTCTACCGGCACGCCGCCAACAAGGCCGCACTCCTCGATGGAGTCGCCGAGATCGTGCTCGCGCAACTGACGGTCGACACCACCGATCCCGACTGGCGCCACCAACTACGGATCGTCGCGCGCGACTTCCGCAAGCTGGCAGTGGCCCACCCGAACATGGTGCCGCTGCTGGTCACCCACCCGCTCGCCACCCCGCTCGGATTGCGGCCGCTGGGCACCCTGAGACCACTGGAACACATCCTGGATCTGCTCACCCACGCCGACTTCGACAACGCCGACGCCCTGCATATCTACCGGGCTCTGTTCGGATTCCTCTACGGACACATCCTCAACGAGTTGCAGGAAATCGTCGAATGCCCAGAAGAAGCAACCGACCTGCTGCGTCTGGGACTACACCGGCTGCCGATCGCCGAATTCCCCCTGCTGCGCGACCTGGCACCGGCGCTGGCCGCCTACGACGGCGCCGCCGAACTGGAACGCGGCCTCGACATCCTGATCGCCGGACTCGGCAAGACCATGACACCGGCCGTTATGCGGCCGAGACGGGAGCGGCGACCATGA
- a CDS encoding fatty acid desaturase family protein, protein MAITQVAVYAHLTAADIEALGCELDAIRQDILDQRGARDATYIRRTIAFQRILDAAARSTICFGRTRTSWLLGTAGLATAKSIENMELGHNVCHGQWDWMNDPEIHSSTWEWDMAGLSSQWRFAHNYRHHVFTNVLGMDEDIGFGVIRVTRDERWRPAHLLQPLQNLLLAATFEWGIALHDLYSERDRAATPAQKSAHIRALVKKIARQAGKDYVLFPAFSGRRWRRTLAADASANIMRNLWAYLVIFCGHFPDGAEKFAPTVVEHETKPEWYLRQMLGTANFSAGPLLAFLSGNLCYQIEHHLFPDLPSNRYAEIAVRVRALCDKYDLPYTSGSLLRQYLLTLRTIHKLALPDSFLIATSDDAPETASERKFDGVEASDTDHPLGRSGLRTALRRAGRSRYGRHIGVTSRALMSRYRPIRIESADSGPRQGRRP, encoded by the coding sequence ATGGCAATCACGCAAGTCGCTGTGTACGCGCATTTGACCGCGGCCGATATCGAGGCGCTCGGGTGTGAGCTCGACGCGATTCGACAGGACATTCTGGATCAGCGCGGTGCGCGGGATGCGACGTACATCCGCCGCACGATCGCGTTTCAGCGGATACTCGACGCCGCCGCGAGGTCGACGATCTGTTTCGGTCGGACCAGGACCAGTTGGCTCCTGGGCACAGCGGGGTTGGCGACGGCGAAGAGCATCGAGAACATGGAACTCGGTCATAACGTCTGCCACGGCCAATGGGACTGGATGAACGATCCGGAAATCCACTCCAGCACGTGGGAGTGGGACATGGCGGGCTTGTCGTCGCAGTGGCGCTTTGCGCACAACTACCGCCACCATGTCTTCACGAACGTTCTCGGGATGGACGAGGACATCGGGTTCGGCGTCATACGCGTGACCCGTGACGAGCGATGGCGCCCAGCACACCTGCTGCAGCCGCTACAGAATCTGTTGCTGGCGGCCACCTTCGAGTGGGGTATCGCGCTGCACGACCTGTACTCCGAACGCGACCGTGCCGCGACACCCGCGCAGAAGTCCGCCCACATCAGGGCGTTGGTCAAGAAGATCGCGCGGCAGGCGGGCAAGGATTATGTGCTGTTCCCCGCGTTCAGCGGGCGACGCTGGCGGCGAACACTTGCCGCGGACGCGAGTGCCAACATCATGCGCAATCTGTGGGCGTATCTGGTGATCTTCTGCGGTCATTTCCCCGATGGCGCGGAGAAGTTCGCACCCACCGTCGTGGAGCACGAAACCAAACCCGAGTGGTACCTGCGGCAGATGCTGGGCACCGCGAATTTCTCCGCGGGTCCACTACTCGCCTTCCTCAGTGGGAACCTCTGCTACCAGATCGAGCACCACCTTTTCCCTGACCTACCCAGCAACCGCTACGCCGAGATCGCCGTTCGAGTGCGGGCACTGTGCGACAAATACGACCTGCCCTACACCTCCGGGTCTCTACTTCGCCAGTACCTGCTGACCCTGCGCACCATTCACAAACTGGCCCTTCCGGACAGTTTCCTGATCGCCACCTCCGACGACGCACCCGAGACCGCGTCGGAACGCAAGTTCGACGGCGTCGAAGCATCCGATACCGACCACCCACTCGGACGAAGCGGGTTGCGTACAGCGCTACGTCGGGCCGGCCGTAGCCGGTACGGTCGACATATCGGCGTCACCTCGCGCGCGCTCATGTCGCGTTATCGCCCGATCCGAATCGAGTCGGCCGATTCGGGGCCGAGACAGGGGCGCCGGCCATGA
- a CDS encoding DUF5994 family protein: MKQSKARAGIRSHGDLAPRVQLKPPTSKTGYTTPKTGYVDGAWWPHSDVLVRELPALLAVLAARIGPVHHVAYPLGEWAGTPSELVVAGRTVRCAGYRYGTAHTVEMLGVKDCRLVLLVVPPYTDAHDAFAMMTSASATNDESAVDELLMIGVRERSDRAERAAAEQRWVSEGGAEH, translated from the coding sequence ATGAAGCAATCCAAGGCCCGCGCCGGAATTCGGTCGCACGGCGACCTCGCACCGCGAGTGCAGTTGAAGCCTCCGACATCGAAGACCGGCTACACAACGCCGAAGACCGGCTACGTTGACGGAGCGTGGTGGCCGCATAGTGATGTACTGGTGCGTGAACTTCCGGCGCTACTCGCGGTCCTGGCTGCCCGGATCGGCCCGGTCCATCATGTGGCGTACCCGCTCGGCGAATGGGCGGGAACGCCCAGCGAACTCGTCGTTGCCGGCCGGACGGTGCGATGTGCCGGATATCGATACGGGACTGCTCACACTGTCGAAATGCTCGGTGTGAAGGATTGCAGGCTGGTCCTGCTCGTGGTCCCGCCATACACCGACGCGCACGACGCGTTCGCGATGATGACGTCCGCGTCCGCCACGAATGACGAATCGGCAGTCGACGAACTGCTGATGATCGGCGTACGTGAGCGCAGCGACCGCGCCGAACGAGCCGCCGCCGAGCAACGTTGGGTTTCCGAAGGTGGCGCGGAGCATTGA
- a CDS encoding GlxA family transcriptional regulator, whose amino-acid sequence MDVAVFVVDGVADFGFAALLETFNTANAVRSELADPPQPWRVRTVSFKTDIRSGNGYTVPTIPLDELGDEFDLMIVPAVNVLAAEALIELVSARASRPVLDRLIAARDRGVHLAGACTGTFFLAEAGVLDGSPATTSWWLGPAFRRRYPLVELNESRTLCRGRNVITAGASLSHMDLALSMIAARSPALAERAMRYLAVGAGRPQREFIIPEVVARGDSMTAAFERWVRDHLTENFRISHAAKAIGVTERSLQRATHAELGMSPSEFVHDIRLERAMHLLRTTSLTVDAVAARVGYLNAGTLRSLFRRRRGMSISEIRTTRVSY is encoded by the coding sequence ATGGACGTCGCTGTCTTCGTCGTGGACGGCGTTGCCGACTTCGGGTTCGCCGCCCTCCTGGAGACCTTCAACACCGCAAATGCCGTGCGATCCGAACTCGCCGACCCGCCGCAGCCGTGGCGGGTCCGAACCGTGTCGTTCAAAACCGACATACGCTCGGGCAACGGCTACACCGTGCCGACGATTCCGCTCGACGAACTCGGCGACGAGTTCGATCTGATGATCGTGCCCGCGGTGAACGTGCTGGCCGCCGAGGCGCTGATCGAACTCGTCTCCGCGCGGGCCAGTCGCCCCGTACTCGATCGCTTGATCGCGGCGCGGGACCGGGGTGTGCACCTCGCAGGCGCGTGCACCGGAACGTTCTTCCTGGCCGAGGCCGGAGTGCTGGACGGCTCACCCGCGACCACGAGTTGGTGGCTCGGCCCAGCCTTTCGCCGTCGCTACCCCCTCGTCGAGCTGAACGAGAGTCGGACGCTGTGCCGCGGCCGTAACGTCATCACCGCGGGCGCCTCGCTGTCGCACATGGACCTAGCCCTGTCGATGATCGCCGCGAGGAGCCCCGCGCTGGCCGAGCGCGCGATGCGCTACCTGGCGGTCGGCGCCGGGCGACCGCAGCGCGAGTTCATTATTCCGGAGGTCGTCGCCAGGGGAGATTCGATGACCGCCGCGTTCGAACGGTGGGTTCGCGACCATCTCACCGAGAACTTCCGGATTTCACACGCCGCCAAGGCGATCGGTGTCACCGAACGAAGCCTGCAGCGCGCCACCCATGCCGAACTCGGCATGTCTCCCAGCGAATTCGTGCACGACATCCGACTGGAGCGGGCAATGCACCTGCTGCGGACCACCTCCCTCACCGTGGACGCGGTCGCGGCCAGGGTCGGCTACCTCAACGCAGGCACCCTGCGCAGCCTGTTCCGACGCCGCCGGGGCATGTCGATCTCCGAGATCCGGACAACCCGCGTCTCGTACTGA
- a CDS encoding VOC family protein, which produces MIDTTGTHHVRLTVTDIARSRAFYGDVLGFPIAAESPGSPDDPVVRNDPMQLFGGVVFQANGMLLGLRPVAPATDRFDADRVGLDHLSFTVPSRDDLVAAAARLAAAGIEHGEITEMADFGIAILAFFDPDGIHLELTSPL; this is translated from the coding sequence ATGATCGATACAACCGGCACTCACCACGTCCGGTTGACGGTGACCGACATCGCTCGATCCCGAGCGTTCTACGGGGATGTCCTCGGATTCCCGATCGCCGCCGAATCTCCGGGCAGCCCCGACGACCCGGTGGTGCGCAATGACCCTATGCAGCTGTTCGGCGGGGTGGTGTTCCAGGCCAACGGGATGTTGCTCGGCCTGCGCCCGGTGGCGCCCGCGACGGATCGTTTCGATGCCGACCGCGTCGGGCTCGACCATCTCAGCTTCACCGTTCCGTCCCGCGACGACCTGGTCGCGGCGGCCGCCCGTCTGGCCGCGGCCGGAATCGAACACGGCGAGATCACCGAAATGGCGGATTTCGGCATCGCGATCTTGGCGTTTTTCGATCCCGACGGCATCCATCTCGAACTCACCTCGCCACTGTGA
- a CDS encoding ATP-binding protein, whose amino-acid sequence MSKSEGTPPATTRTGTISVQVPAESEQLAMLRALAETVTLMADFGIDEVTDIRLALDEVASALVLDAVEGSVIDCAFSFDDEAVQVRVASVAVSDSSPDETSFGWHIVATLTDSVATSQDVYDAAVGGYPTVVDFRWVRGGSNE is encoded by the coding sequence ATGAGCAAGAGTGAGGGGACTCCTCCCGCTACGACGAGGACCGGGACGATCAGCGTGCAGGTGCCCGCGGAGTCGGAGCAGTTGGCGATGTTGCGTGCCTTGGCCGAAACCGTCACGCTCATGGCCGATTTCGGCATCGACGAGGTGACCGATATCCGACTTGCCCTGGACGAGGTCGCCAGTGCGCTGGTGTTGGACGCGGTAGAGGGGTCGGTGATCGACTGTGCGTTCTCTTTCGACGACGAAGCGGTGCAGGTGCGAGTCGCCTCGGTCGCGGTGTCGGACTCCAGTCCGGATGAGACCAGCTTCGGCTGGCATATCGTGGCGACGCTGACCGACTCGGTAGCCACGTCGCAGGATGTCTACGACGCCGCTGTAGGCGGCTACCCGACTGTCGTCGACTTCCGCTGGGTCCGCGGCGGCTCGAATGAGTAG
- a CDS encoding RNA polymerase sigma factor SigF: MSSEPNPGASRRKPGRGDSYDNIEPLFAELAALAADDPRRETVRAELIGRCLPLAEHIARKFSGRGESFEDLLQIARVGMLAAVDRFDPQHGSTFLSFAVPTIMGEVRRHFRDYAWSVRVPRRLKEIQSTIGPTVEILSQRLGRMPRAREIADELDADLNEVTQALIARNAYQTSSIDAASDTDEAESGGFSLLDTLGAEDPDFGTVENYLAVKPLLAALPEREKQVLVMRFFDSMSQEQIAQRIGCSQMQVSRILSKTLKSLREQALRD; this comes from the coding sequence ATGAGTAGCGAGCCGAATCCGGGTGCTTCCAGGCGGAAGCCGGGTAGGGGAGACAGCTACGACAACATCGAACCGCTGTTCGCGGAGCTGGCCGCGCTGGCCGCGGACGATCCGCGCCGGGAGACCGTGCGCGCGGAACTGATCGGCCGGTGTCTGCCGCTGGCCGAGCACATCGCACGGAAGTTCAGTGGTCGCGGGGAGAGCTTCGAGGATCTGCTGCAGATCGCGAGGGTGGGCATGCTCGCCGCGGTCGACCGGTTCGATCCTCAGCACGGCTCCACATTTCTGTCGTTCGCGGTGCCGACGATCATGGGCGAGGTCCGGCGGCATTTCCGCGACTACGCATGGTCGGTGCGAGTCCCGCGTCGGCTCAAGGAAATCCAGTCCACGATCGGTCCCACGGTGGAGATTCTGTCGCAGCGGCTCGGCCGCATGCCTCGGGCGCGGGAGATCGCCGACGAACTGGACGCCGATCTGAACGAGGTGACCCAGGCGCTCATCGCCCGCAACGCCTATCAAACCTCGTCGATCGACGCCGCGTCCGACACCGACGAGGCGGAGTCGGGCGGCTTCTCCCTGCTGGACACCCTCGGCGCCGAGGACCCCGACTTCGGCACCGTCGAGAACTATTTGGCGGTGAAACCGCTGCTCGCCGCGTTGCCGGAACGTGAGAAGCAGGTGCTCGTGATGCGCTTCTTCGATTCCATGTCCCAGGAGCAGATCGCCCAGCGGATCGGTTGTTCGCAGATGCAGGTGTCGCGCATTCTGTCCAAGACGTTGAAGTCGTTGCGCGAGCAGGCTTTACGAGACTGA
- a CDS encoding MMPL family transporter gives MNAWDRYASLVTARKSWVLLLVIVAASLGLIGAVGENEAAGQAPMSLPTSAQSARVEQALTEFPDAGSYAAIVVVTRADGGDLTDDDRAAAAAATARAAGQPSAGPIITSPDRKAAIGQVPVSAELTGFALTDRVDDIRAASADGLPDGLILQVTGGPAFGADIADSFSGANVLLLAATAAVVAVLLIATYRSPVLWVVPLAVVGAADRVATGVGTGLADLTGLTFDGSTAGITSVLVFGAGTNYALLLVSRYRDELHRESDHRAALRQAVRRAGPAILASNVTVVAALLVLLLAALPSTRSLGTMASAGLLVAVVFVLLALPAALALCGRKVFWPFVPRADDRDTMNEGIWHTVAAGVVRRPAVVAGCAMAVLAVCAAGLLTVQIGLPQIEQFRVRAESVAGFDTLAQHFPPGASDPAIVLARSGSAAGVEEAFHRTEGVVQIWRTGTSPTGLTRWAVVIDAPPASARALDTIEALRASVDEVPGADALVGGTDAQALDIQSAAGRDRMVIIPLVLVVVLVVLLALLRAVPGALLLVAVTVLSALAALGLGSWISEYVFGFSALDISVPLFVFLFLVALGVDYTIFLVTRAREETLSHGTTQGMVRAVSATGAVITSAGIVLAAVFCVLGVLPLITLTQIGIVVGLGILLDTFVVRTVVIPALFSLIGRSVWWPSDLWRVEEDS, from the coding sequence GTGAATGCTTGGGATCGGTACGCGTCGCTGGTGACCGCTCGCAAGTCCTGGGTACTGTTGCTGGTGATCGTCGCCGCGTCGCTGGGGCTGATCGGCGCCGTGGGGGAGAACGAAGCAGCCGGGCAGGCGCCCATGTCGCTGCCGACGTCGGCGCAGTCCGCGCGGGTCGAGCAGGCGCTGACCGAGTTTCCGGACGCGGGCTCGTACGCCGCGATCGTGGTCGTCACCCGCGCCGACGGCGGCGACCTGACCGATGACGACCGCGCCGCCGCGGCCGCGGCGACGGCCCGCGCCGCCGGGCAGCCGTCCGCGGGGCCCATCATCACCTCGCCGGATCGGAAAGCGGCGATCGGTCAGGTGCCGGTGTCTGCCGAGCTGACCGGATTCGCCCTGACCGACCGCGTCGATGACATCCGGGCTGCGTCGGCGGACGGGCTGCCCGACGGGCTGATCCTGCAGGTCACCGGCGGTCCCGCGTTCGGTGCCGATATCGCGGATTCGTTCTCCGGCGCCAACGTCCTCCTGCTGGCGGCGACCGCGGCCGTGGTCGCGGTGCTGCTGATCGCGACCTATCGTTCTCCAGTTCTGTGGGTGGTGCCGCTGGCCGTGGTCGGCGCGGCCGACCGGGTGGCCACCGGCGTCGGAACCGGCCTGGCCGACCTCACCGGACTGACCTTCGACGGCTCGACCGCCGGTATCACGAGCGTGCTGGTCTTCGGCGCGGGAACCAACTACGCGCTGCTGCTCGTGTCGCGCTATCGCGATGAGCTGCACCGGGAATCGGATCACCGGGCGGCGTTGCGGCAGGCGGTGCGCCGGGCCGGACCCGCGATTCTGGCGAGCAACGTGACGGTGGTCGCGGCGCTGCTCGTGCTGTTGCTCGCCGCACTGCCCAGCACGCGAAGCCTCGGGACCATGGCCTCGGCGGGCCTGCTCGTGGCCGTCGTGTTCGTCCTGCTGGCGCTGCCCGCTGCGCTCGCGCTGTGCGGGCGGAAGGTGTTCTGGCCGTTCGTGCCACGTGCGGACGACCGGGACACCATGAACGAGGGGATCTGGCACACGGTCGCGGCCGGGGTGGTGCGCAGGCCCGCGGTGGTCGCTGGGTGTGCGATGGCGGTGCTCGCCGTGTGTGCGGCAGGTTTGCTGACCGTGCAGATCGGACTTCCGCAGATCGAACAGTTCCGCGTCCGCGCCGAGTCCGTGGCGGGTTTCGACACGCTCGCGCAGCATTTCCCGCCCGGCGCGTCCGATCCGGCCATCGTGCTCGCCCGGAGTGGCTCGGCCGCGGGTGTCGAGGAAGCCTTCCATCGAACCGAGGGCGTGGTACAGATATGGCGGACAGGTACCTCGCCGACCGGGCTGACCCGGTGGGCGGTCGTGATCGATGCGCCACCGGCCTCCGCGCGGGCGCTCGACACGATCGAAGCGCTGCGTGCCTCGGTCGATGAGGTGCCGGGGGCCGACGCGCTTGTCGGCGGCACCGACGCGCAGGCGCTGGACATCCAATCCGCCGCCGGTCGGGACCGGATGGTGATCATTCCGCTGGTCCTCGTCGTAGTGCTCGTGGTGCTACTCGCGCTGCTGCGTGCGGTGCCAGGCGCACTGCTGCTGGTCGCGGTCACCGTGCTGAGTGCGCTGGCCGCGCTCGGTCTCGGCAGCTGGATCAGCGAGTACGTGTTCGGATTTTCCGCGCTGGACATCAGCGTTCCGCTGTTCGTGTTCCTGTTCCTGGTCGCACTCGGGGTCGACTACACGATCTTTCTGGTCACCAGGGCCCGCGAGGAGACCTTGTCGCACGGCACCACCCAGGGCATGGTCCGCGCGGTGTCGGCGACCGGCGCGGTGATCACCAGCGCAGGGATCGTGC